The genomic window AGAAGATTAGTTGAACTGGTTGGAGAAGTTGGAAAGAAATTACATACTGCAAGGTCAAGAAATGACCAGATTGTTTTAGATGAAAAACTTTATTTAAAAAGCGAAGTAAAAAAAATAATAGAACTGATTACCCATTTGCAAAATGTCTTTTTGAAAAAAAGTGAAGAAAATATAGATGTGATTATCCCCGGGTATACACATCTACAACAGAGTCAGGTTATACTTCTTTCTTATTATTTTCTTGCTTTTATTGAGATGTTTGAAAGAGATAAAGAGAGATTAGAAAACGCATATAAAATTGTTGATATTTTACCACTTGGAAGTTGTGCCTGTTGTGGAACTTCTTTACCAGTTGACAGAAAATATCTTGCTGAACTTCTTGGTTTTTCCGATATTTCAACAAATGCTTATGATACAGTTGCTGACAGGGACTTTATTGTTGATGTTTGTGTTGCCTGTGTTGTTTTTCTTATTCATCTTTCAAGATTATCAGAGGACTTTATAATATGGAATAGCCAGGAATTTCAATTTATTGAATTACCTGATAAATTTTCAACTGGTTCAAGTATAATGCCTCAGAAAAAAAATCCAGACATATTTGAACTTATAAGAGGCAGGAGTTCTTCTTCAATTGGTTTTTTAACAGGGATTCTTACATTGATGAAAGGACTTCCAATGTCTTACAACAGGGATTTACAGGAGGATAAAACTCTTTTCTTCCCTATAATTGAACAAACATTAAGGTCAATTTCTATTTTAATAAAAGTTATTCCAGAAATAAAATTTAATAAAAAAATAATAGGAGGGAAAATATCTGACTTTACACTTGCAACTGATATTGCTGAATATCTTGTCCAGAAAAATATCCCTTTTAGAGAAGCACATAATATTGTTGGAAAAATTGTCAGGTATTGTATAGAAAACAAAAAAGGGTTAAGGGATTTAGACATTGAAGAATTTAAAAAATTTTCACCTGCTTTTACTTCTGATATAAAAAAAGTTCTTGATTTTAATTATTCTGTTAATTCAAAAAATATCTATGGCGGAACTTCTTTGTCTTATGTAAAAAAAGAAATAGAAAAATGGAAAAGAAAATTGAAATAATTTTTGACAAATTTTTTGAATATAAAGGAAACAAATTTTTTGCAGAAGGAGTTGATATTGGTAAACTTGCTGAAAAATATAAAACTCCATTATACATTTATAGTTTAAATTACCTTACCAAAAAAATAAATGATTTTAAGGGTGCTTTTTCTTCTTTTCCTTCTCTTATCTGTTATTCAGTAAAAGCAAATTCAAATTTAAGCATTTTGAAATCCATAAAAACAAATGGTTTAGGAGTTGATGTTGTTTCAGAAGGAGAATTAAGAAGGGCAATAATTGCTGGTTTTGGTGGAGATAAAATTGTATTTGCAGGTGTTGGTAAAACAGAAGAAGAGATTGAATTTGCAATTAAAAATAAAATTTATTGTTTTAATGTTGAAAATGAAAAAGAAATTGAATTTATTGAAAAATATGGGAAAAAATACAAAAGAAATGTTTTATATAACATAAGATTAAATCTTGACCTTGATATTGAAACACACCACTACTTAAAAACATCAAAAAATGAGACAAAGTTTGGTCTGGATTTTGAGACAGGGAAAAAAATTATAAAAAAGCAGAAAGAAAATAAGTATTCTAAACTCATTGGTTTCCATTTCCATTTAGGCTCTCAAATTAAAAGTTCATCATTTTACATAAAGGCGCTTGAAAAAATTTCTCAATTTATTAAAGAAACAAAATTTTATCCAGAGGTAATAGATATAGGAGGTGGATTTGGGATTCCTTATTCACCAGAGGATAAAGTTGAGCCAATAAAAAATTTCGGAGAAAAAATATGTGAATATGTCCAGAATATGAAAGTAAAAAAAATTATTGTTGAACCAGGAAGATTTATT from bacterium includes these protein-coding regions:
- the argH gene encoding argininosuccinate lyase, giving the protein MKYVWEGRFGEEIDKDLIEFTSSITIDRKLALFDIEGSIAHTKMLGKCNIINKEESKKIIDGLEKIKKEFQEKKFEFKQTDEDIHTAIERRLVELVGEVGKKLHTARSRNDQIVLDEKLYLKSEVKKIIELITHLQNVFLKKSEENIDVIIPGYTHLQQSQVILLSYYFLAFIEMFERDKERLENAYKIVDILPLGSCACCGTSLPVDRKYLAELLGFSDISTNAYDTVADRDFIVDVCVACVVFLIHLSRLSEDFIIWNSQEFQFIELPDKFSTGSSIMPQKKNPDIFELIRGRSSSSIGFLTGILTLMKGLPMSYNRDLQEDKTLFFPIIEQTLRSISILIKVIPEIKFNKKIIGGKISDFTLATDIAEYLVQKNIPFREAHNIVGKIVRYCIENKKGLRDLDIEEFKKFSPAFTSDIKKVLDFNYSVNSKNIYGGTSLSYVKKEIEKWKRKLK
- the lysA gene encoding diaminopimelate decarboxylase is translated as MEKKIEIIFDKFFEYKGNKFFAEGVDIGKLAEKYKTPLYIYSLNYLTKKINDFKGAFSSFPSLICYSVKANSNLSILKSIKTNGLGVDVVSEGELRRAIIAGFGGDKIVFAGVGKTEEEIEFAIKNKIYCFNVENEKEIEFIEKYGKKYKRNVLYNIRLNLDLDIETHHYLKTSKNETKFGLDFETGKKIIKKQKENKYSKLIGFHFHLGSQIKSSSFYIKALEKISQFIKETKFYPEVIDIGGGFGIPYSPEDKVEPIKNFGEKICEYVQNMKVKKIIVEPGRFIVGNTGILLTKVLYVKKRGQKTFVIVDAGMNDLIRPSLYNSSHIIVPYTKKQGKEVKVDVVGPICESGDFLGKDILLPESISAGDYIIIGSCGAYGFSMSSNYNSRRRPAEIIVDGEKEILIREREKFPDLWHNELCL